Part of the Variovorax sp. PAMC 28711 genome is shown below.
GCCCCCGCAGCGATGCGTCTGGCCAGCGACGAGCGCGCTTTCATGAAAGAGGCGGCCGAGTCAGGCCTCTATGAAGTGGAGGCGGCGAAGCTCGCGGCCACCCGCGCCCAATTGCCCGAGGTGAAGAAGTACGCCGGGATGACGCTCACCGACCACACCGCAGCCAACCGGCAATTGCAGGCGCTCGCCAAGTCGAAGTCGTTCGACGGATTGCCCGCCAAAATGTCTGACAAACAGGAGGCTTTCGTCGCATCGCTCAGCGGCCAGTCGGGTGTCGCTTTCGATGCGGCCTACATCCGGCAGGCCGGCATCGAAGACCACAAAGCAGCGGTCAAGGCGTACGCAACGGCGGCGCGCTCTTCGCGTGACAAGGACTTGAAGATGTGGGCGGCGAAGACACTGCCGGTGCTCGAGCGTCATCTGGCCGCTGCTGAAGCCATCCGTCTTCCGTGATCGCCGCCGCTCAGTGACGTTGGGGCCATGGCCGAATCGAAAATAGCCATTTACGGCGCGATCGGCGCCAACGTCGCGATTGCGGTCACCAAGTTCATCGTGGCAGGCGTGACGGGCAGCTCAGCGATGCTGTCCGAGGGCATCCACTCGGCGGTCGACACGTTCAACGGCATCCTGTTGCTGGTGGGGCTCAAGCTGAGCAAGCGCCCGGCCACAGAAGAACATCCGTTCGGCCACGGTAAAGAGCTTTACTTCTGGAGCCTCATCGTCGCGGTGCTGATCTTTGGACTCGGCGGCGGCATCTCGCTGTACGAAGGCGTGCAGCACATCCGAGACCCGGAGCCCATGAAAGACCCGACCTGGAACTACATCGTGCTCGGCGCTGCCGCGTTGTTCGAAGGCACCAGTTTCGCCATCGCGCTGCGTCAGTTCCATTTGGAGTCCAAGGGGCGGCCGTTCTGGAAATCGCTGCACCGCAGCAAGAACCCGACGACCTACACCGTGCTGGCAGAAGATTCGGCCGCGCTGGTGGGGTTGGCGATCGCGGGGCTCGGCATTTTTGCCAGTCACCAGCTCGACATGCCCGTGCTCGACGGCGTGGCTTCGGTGCTCATCGGCATCTTGCTGGCCGGCGTGGCGGTCGTGCTCATCAGCGAATCGCGTGGGCTCTTGATCGGCGAGGGCGTCCAGCCTGAAACGGCGCGTGAGATCCGGCGCCTTGCCTTGGCGCAACCCGGCGTGAGCGAGGTGGGCCACGTGCTGTCGATGTACATCGGTGCCGACGATGTGTTTGTGACGCTCGATCTGGATTTCGACGCCGGCACGTCGACCGAATCAGCGGCTGCTGCGATGGCCGCGCTTCGGCGCGACATCCAGACGCGCTATCCGATGATCAAGCGTCTCTTCATCGAGACGGGTGCGCCGCCGGACTCCGAGGCGCAGACCGGGTAAGAATCAGCGCATGCATTCACTCCGCACGCCTTCGTTCCATGCCGTCGCACTGGCCGTTCTCGCAACGTTGGCGGGATGCGCGTCGGCGCCGCCCGCCGCAGAGCCTGCTGCCTCTTCGCCTGCGACGACCGCTCCAGCGCCGACGCCGATGCCCTTGCCACCGACAGAACCATCGCCCCAGGCTTCGGCTGCCGGCTACGCCCGTTGGGTCGCCGATTTTCGCGCCACCGCGCTGGCGCAAGGCGTCAGCGACGCGACGCTGCGCGCAGCGCTCGACCCGGTTCAATACCTGCCGCGGATCGTCGAACTCGACCGCGCTCAGCCGGAGTTCACGCGCACGGTGTGGGCCTACCTGGACAGCGCCGTCACACCGCAACGCGTCGCGACCGGACGGGACAAGTTGCAGCAGGTTCGCCGCGAAGCCGATGCAGCCGCCGCGCGCTACGGCGTGCCGGCGAATGTGCTCGTGGCGGTCTGGGGCATGGAGAGCAACTACGGCAGCAATTTCGGCAGCACGCCAACGGTGGACGCGCTGGCGACGCTGGGCTTCGACGGCCGCCGCGAGGCCTGGGCCCGCGCCGAGTTGCTCGCCGCACTGAAGATCATCGACAAGGGCGACATCGACCACGACCACATGATCGGCTCGTGGGCCGGCGCGATGGGCCAGACGCAGTTCATGCCGTCGAGCTTCTTGACCTACGCGGTGGATGCCGACGGCGATGGCCGGCGCGACATCTGGGGCAGCATGGCTGATGTCATGGCCTCGACCGCGAACTTCATTTCGCGCTCCGGCTGGCAGGCGGGCGAGCCCTGGGGCGTGGAGGTGCAACTGCCGCAAGGCTTCGATTTCGGTCGCGCAGATCCGCAGGTGCGGCAGCCCGCCATCGCGTGGGCCGGCGAGGGTGTGACGCGCATGGATGGGCAAGCGCTTCCGGACATGGCCGAAGCCACGCTCCTGCTGCTCGCCGGCGCGCGCGGCCCCGCGTTCCTGGTCGGGCGAAATTTCCGCGCGATCCTGCGCTACAACAACTCGACGAGCTATGCGCTGGCAGTCGGTTTGCTGTCGCAGCGGCTGGCGGGCAGCGGTAGCGTGCAGGCGGCGTGGCCGCGCGACCTGGCAGCCCTCACGCGCACCCAGATGGTGTCGCTGCAAACCGCGCTGAACGAGCGGGGATTTGCGACCGGCGCGGCGGATGGCGTGATGGGCCCCGCGACCCGCGACGGACTCCGCCGCTACCAGCGCAGCGTCGGCCTGCCCGCAGATGGCTACCCCGACGCCGCGCTGCTCGAGCGCCTGGGCGCGCGCTAGTCGTCGACTCAGGTCGCAGCGGGCTGGCCGTGCAGGCCTCGGCGCGGCAGCATCAGGATCAGCACGAGCATGAGAGCGCTGATGGCGAGCATCGCGACGAAGGTCAGGTGCAGCGAGCTTCCGAGCAGCAGCCGCGCAGCCACGGCATCGAAACCCGCGTGCGGCAGGCCTTCGAGAAGCCGGCGCAACTGGTCGTCGCTGATCGACACCGCGCTGCCCTGGCGCGTCAGCCCGAAGTTGAAGACCGCGCCGAAGAACGTCGCGCCGAGCGCGCTGCCCAGGTTGCGAGAAAAGATGTTCGATGCGGTCGCGCTGCCGCGTTCGCTCACATCGACGGCTTCCTGCACCAGGATCAGCGAACTCAGGCTCAGCAGCCCCATGCCGAGCCCGAAGACGAACGAGCCGAGCGCGGCGACGCCCGGCGAGCTGGTCGCGCCCAGCAGTGCAAAAGCCGATGCGCCCACGGGCACCAGCGTCGCGCCTGCCACGGCCAGCGGCCGAAGGCCGAAGCGCTGGAAAGTGCGTGACGCGAAGGTGGCGCCGATGGGCCAGCCGAGCATCACCATCGTGAGCGCGAGCCCCGCGACCACCGACGACTGGCCGAGCACCACCTGCACGTACATCGGGAGAAAGGTCGTGATGCCGATCAGCACCATGCCGGAGAACAGCGCCGCACCGTTGACCGTCGCGATCAAGCGCCGGCGCCAGAGCCCGAAAGACACCATCGGGTCGGCGGCGCGCCGCTCCTGGACGATGAACAGCCAGACCACCACGCCGAACAGCGCGGACCACGCCCACGCCGTCGCCGTGTGGCCGAGCCCGAATTCGGTCAGCGCGACCATTACGGCCGTGATGCCGACGGTGAAGAGCACCGCGCCCAGCACGTCGATGGACGCGCGGCGCACCACGGGGGCTTCGCGCAGGAAGAACCAGAAGCCTGCGGCGGCGGCGATGCCGATCGGCACGTTGATCCAGAAGATCCACGCCCAGCTGAGCCTCTGCACGAGCAGCGCGCCAACCAGCGGCCCCAGCACCGCCGACACCGCCCACACGCTCGCGAGGTAGCCCTGCACCTTGCCGCGCTCGCGCACCGGGTAGAGGTCGGCCACGATGGTGAGCGCCACTGGCTGGATAGCGCCGGCGCCGACGCCCTGGATCAACCGGAAGCAGATGAGCGCAGGCATCGACCACGCGAAGCCGGCCAGCACAGAGCCGACCAGGAACACCGCGATGCCCACGAGCATCACCGGCTTGCGCCCGTAGACGTCGGCGAGCTTGCCGAAGACCACCGTCATGGCGGTCTGCGCCAGCAGGAACGACGCGAACACCCAGCTGTAGATGCTGAGCCCGCCGAGCTCGGCGGCGATGTGCGGCATGACGGTCGAGACGATCGTCGCTTCGATCGCGACCATCGCCATCGAACCCATCACGGCCGCGATGACCAGCGGACGGCGGGTGGTCGAGGGAGACATCGCGCTCAATCGAAGAACCCGTCGAAGCCGGCCAGCGGTTCGAAGCGTCCGGCCCGCAGCAGCAGGCGCGAGACGCCGGGGAATGCGCGCTCGCCGACCGGATGCAGTGCGTCGCCCGGGTAGCAGAAGATCTTTTGCCCGTCGACCTCGACGACGTGCGGCTGCACCAGCCGCGGCGGGGTGCGCGAAGCGGTGTCGAACGCGGTCCGCGAATCCGGGTGGCGCGCGAGATGCGCGAGCGTGGTGATCTGCGGCGGGGCGAGATCGATCTCGCCGCGCCAGTACATCTCGAGCGCGGTGCGCGGGCCGAGCCACACGCCGAGCGTCGATTCGCGGTCGGTGACGCGCGCGGTCTGGTCCTCCGGCATCACGGCGACGAAAAATCGCGTGTCGAAGCGCCGGCGCTGCATGCCCGGGATGACGGGCGTGATCCAGCGCGACCAGGGCGCGATCTCGCTCGCCGCGAGCACCACGCCGCATTCCTCCTGCAGTTCGCGCAGCGCGGCCACGTGGATGGCGCGGGCCTCGACGGCAGTTAAATCCGCTTCGCCCAGCGCGGCTTGCAGGTCGGCCGCATCGCGATCGAGCGGCACGGCGTGGTCGCGGTCCGCCGCATCGACCTTGCCGCCCGGAAAGACATGGACACCGCCCAGCACGGCGGCTTCGGCGGCGCGCTTCATCAGGAAGACTTCCATTCCCTCGGGGCCGTCGCGCAGCAGGACGATGGTCGCCGACGCTTCGAGGCGTCCCGGCGCTTCGGCGCCTTCGCTTGTTGAATTCATGGTCGTTGTTCTTCGGTGGTCAATCGCCCGGCAGGCTTTCCGCGAGTTGGTGGCGGATCACCGGATCGCGACCCGGTGTCAGGAACGCCTTCATGCGGTGGCGCAAGGCGAGATCGGTGGCGGTCGTGCGGTCGAGGTGGCGCGTGTGGTCGAGCCAGGAGTCGAGCATGTAACGCTCGACGTACAGGTCCGGTGTGTCGATCTCCCGGAACAGCCGCCAGAACAACGCGCCGTTGCGCCGGCACGAGCGGCCGACTTCGTGGGCCGCGCGGAGGAAATCGTCGGTGCATTCCGGACGCACGTGGTAGCTGATCTGCACGATCAGCGGGCCGTCGCCGGCATCCGTCGTCGTCGGTCCGAGCGGCGGCTCGTCGCCGTAGAAGGAGGTCGCTGCGCGGAGGTGGTTCGCGGTCGAGGGGTGCAGCGGCCAGCGGGTGAACGCCACCGCCGCCACCGCCATGCAGACGGCCGCGGCGCCCAGCGCACCGCGGGTGCCGACGGGTGCGGTCAGCAGGCCCCAGAGCGCCGCGCCGCCCGCCATCGCGGTGAAATACACCAGGTTGTAGATCGACAGGCCGCGGGCGCGCACCCAATCGGGCAGCGTGTCTTGCAGCGCGGCGTACATCAGCGTCGCGCCGATCATCCAGACGGCACCCCCGACCAGCAGCGCGCCGAGCGTCAGCGGCAGCGGCGCGGCCAGCGCCAGCACCGCGGTGACCACCGCGAAGATCGTGGTGGAAGCCACGACGATGCGCGGAAGCGACAGCCGGCGCCGCACCGCCGGCATCAGGAAGACGCCCGCGAGCCCGCCGATGCCGAAGGCGCCGAGCAGCAGCCCGTAGCCCTGCGTGCCGAGGCTGTACGCATCTCGCGCCAGGACCGGCAGCAAAGCCCAGGCCGCGCTGCCGCAGCTCATGTACGCGAAGGTGTGCAGCAAGGGGCGGTGGCAATCCGGCGAATGGCGCACGTAGCGCATGCCGCCGCGCAGCGCGCTCCACAGGCGTTCGGGCGGCACCCGGCTGCGCTCCCCGTGCGAGCGCCAGCGCGTGAGGCTGACCAGCACCAGCGCACTGCAGAGCGCGAGCGTCGCGTACAAGCCGACCGCGCCGGCTATGCCCAGCACCGCGCCGGCGAGTGCGGGGCCGACGATGCGCGACATGTTGAAGCTCATGCTCCCGAGCGCCATGGCCTGGGGCAGTTCTTCTTTGGGGACGACTTCGCCGTAGACGGCCTGGGCAGCCGGCGCCTGCAGGGCCAATCCGATGCCGACCAGCACGGTCAGCAGCAACAGCGCCGTGGGGGAAAGGCCGCTGAATGCGACGAACAACAGCGCCAGCAGCGCCGCCGTCAGCATGCCGACCTGGATCGCCATCATCCAGCGCCGGCGATCGACGAGGTCGGCAATGGCGCCGGCGGGCAGCCCGAGAAGCACGACTGGCAGGCTGGCCGCGGTCTGGACCAGCGCCGTCATGAGCGGGGAGGGCGTGAGCGTGCTCATGAGCGTCGCGCCGCCGACCTGGTTGACCCAGGTCGCGGTGTGCATGCAGAGAACCCCGAAGAAGACCGCGCGAAATTCAGCGCGGCGCAGGGGTTGCCAGGTCGATGCGATGCCGGTCATTCGACCGGACGTCCGGTCGTCGATTTGTCCATGATGGGGCATCGTAGCGACGCCGCTTCGCCGTCGCTGTCGCCTATGCGTGTTCAGGCGTCCGAAGGCGCGGCGCCGGCTTCCTTCAGCGCTTTTTCCAGCTTCTTGCGGCGCCCAATTTCCTGGGCGAGTGCGGTGCTCACGTCTTCCAGATCGTCCACGCATTCCTGCACCCTGACCTCGAGCGCCTCGTTTTTCTCGATGGCGAGCGCGACATCGCCGGTCCGGACTTCTTCAGGGATTTCCTGTTGCAGGACGGCGTTGGTGACCGCCAGCTCGTGCACGCCAGACGTCAGCTTGGCATGTGTTTCGTTGGTTTGCGCCAGCGCTTTTTCGATCGGTTGGGGCAGGTCGGACAAGATCGGTCTCGGGGTGGTGAAGGGGGCGACGATACAACGCCTTGGCGTCCGGGTGCGGCTATTTGACGACAAGACCCTTCAACGCCGGGTCGGCCGGCGGTGGTTTGAGTTTCAGGTCCTCGAGCGTTTTCACCAGCAGGCGGGCGATCATCAGGTTGCGGTGCCGCTTGCTGTCGGCCGGAATCACGTACCAGGGCGCCTCGGGCGTCGAGGTGGCGATGATCATTTTCTCGTAGGCGCGCTGGTAAGCATCCCACTTTTCCCGGACCGCCAGGTCACCCATGCTGAATTTCCACTGCTTGTCGGGCGTGTCGATGCGTTCTTGCAGGCGTTCGCGCTGTTCGTCCTTACAAATGTGCAACATGCACTTGACGACGACCGTGCCGGTGGCGGTCAGCAGCCGCTCGAAATCGTTGATCTGGGCGTAACGCTGCCGAATGGCGTCCTTCTCGATCCAGCCTCGACCACCGGCACCAGAACGTCTTCGTAGTGGCTCCGGTTCCAGACCGCCAGTTCGCCCGCGCGCGGCACGACGGCATGGCAGCGCCACAGGAAATCGCGTGCCTTTTCTTCTTCGGTCGGCGCCTTGAAGGCCGCCACCCGCACGCCGAGCGGCGAGGTGCGCGAAAAAACCCAGCGGATCGTGCCGTCCTTGCCGCTCGTGTCCATGCCCTGCAACACCAGCAGCACCTTGCGCCGGCCCTCGGCATGCAGCACGTTCTGCAGCGTGTCGAGTTCGATCGCCAGCGCATCGAGCGCCTTCTTCTGCGCGGCTTCGCTGCCCTCAAGAAACGGGGTTTCTCCGGGAGAAATGCTTGCGAGCCTGAATTTGTTGCCGACGCGGTATGCCTTGAAGCTGGCCATGCTGAAGTCCCGAATGCAAAAATGACAGCGTACGTGATCCGGGAGGTTTCCGATGCAGAAGAAGCTGTCGTTTTGGGTGTTGATGGGTGTGTTGGGCCTGGCAGGCTGCCAGACGCGTGGCGATGTGCGGCCGCTCACCAGCGAGATCGAGCCGCCGCCGCGCATGGTCGTGCCGCAGCCGCGCTGTGCCGAGCCCGGCGCGAGCGCCGTCGACGCCCGCTGCAAGTGAAGCGCGCGCCGTTGCGCGTTCAGTGGTCCTGATCGTCGACGCTGGCGCTCCAGCGATCGCCCCAGCCGCCGGTGGCGTCGTCGATCTGCCGGCGATCGCGCTTGGTGGGCCGCCCCTGTTCCAGGCTCAGGCCGGGCTCGGTGCCCATCCGGCGCAGCTCGCGTGCATTGGCCATCGCGGCGATGCTCTGCGGCGTTTCTTCGTAGAGCAGCTGCGCGACCGGCGCCGGGCCGCGTTGCGCGCTCACGCCCCTGACCGCGACCGTCCGCGTCATCGCGCCGGCCCGCATCGCGACGGTGTCGCCGGCCTTCACCTCGCGCGAGGCCTTGGCCACCTCGCCATTCACCTGCACGCGGTTCTTGCCGATCTCCTCGGCGGCCAGCGAGCGGGTCTTGAAAAAGCGCGCGGCCCAGAGCCACTTGTCGATGCGCAAACGGTCCATCGTGATCCTCGGGTTCATCCTTGCTGCGGCAGGCGGGCGTGGGCGTCAAGCCCCACCACGGCGCCACCCTGAACCCGATTGTCGAGCGTCAGCGAACCGCCCAGGGCGAGGACGATTTCGCGACAGATTGCCAGTCCAAGCCCCGACCCGCTGCTGACTTCACCGGCCGAGAAAGGCTCGAACAGGCGCTCGCGGAGTTCGGCGGAGATGCCCGGCCCGGCGTCGGCGACGGTGAGCACCGCCGCGTCGCCGACGGACGTCACGCGCACCGACAGCGCGCCGCCGCGCGGACTGTGCTTGATGGCGTTGTGCAGGAGGTTGCGCGCCAGTTCCTGCAGCATCCACTGATGGGCGTGCACGGCGACCGGCGCGGTGTCGAGCTCGAATTCGAGCGCCTTGGCCGCGATCAGCGGCGACACGTCGAGCGCGACCTGCCGCACGACCGCATCGAAGGCGTGCGTGGCCGACTCGGGCCGCTGGCGCAACTGCTCGACCTTGGCGAGCGACAGCATCTGGTTGGCCAGCACGGTGGCGCGCTCGACCGTCTCTCCGATTTCCCGCAGTGCCTGGTCGGATGCCACATCGCCGCGGCGCGCCGATTGAACCTGCACCTTGAGCACGGCCAGCGGGGTGCGCAACTGGTGGGCGCTGTCGCGCACGAAGCGCTTTTGGTGGTCGAGCAGGCGCTGCAGCCGGTCCATCACCCGCGTGGTGGCGTCCACCAGCGGCCGCAGTTCGCGCGGTGCATGCGGTGCGTCGATCGGCGAGAGATCGTCCGCGGCGCGGGCCTCGATGGCGGCGCCGAGCGCGCGCACCGGCCGCGTCGCGCGCTGCACCACCCACACCACCACGGCGGCGATCACGCCGAGCAGCAGCAGCTGGCGCCACAGCGTGTCGACCAGGATCTTGCGCGCCAGCGTTTCGCGCAGCTCGAGCGTTTCGGCCACCTGCACCACTGCCATCCCGCGGCCGCGCTCGCTCGCGACCGGCTGCAGCAGCACCGCCACGCGCACCGGCTTGTCGCGGAATTCGGCATCGTAGAAATCGACCAGTGCCGCATAGGCGCTCTTGTCGGGGATGCGGCCGCGCCAGAACGGCAATTCGGCAAAGCCCGACACCATTTCGCCGTCGATCGCCGAGACGCGGTAGTAGAGCTTGCTCTGGTTGTCGGCCTCGAAAGCCTCCAGCGCGGAGTAGGGCACCTTGGCGCGCAGCACGGCCATCGCGTCGAAGCCTTCGACATCGAGTTGCTCGCCGATGGTCTTGGCCGACGCGAGCAATGTGCGGTCGTAGGCGGTGGTGGCGGCGGCCAGGCTCTGGCGGTACAGGCCCACCGAATTGATCACGATGAACAACGCGACCGGCGCCAGGATGCCGATCAGGAGGGTGCGCCGCAACGAGACGTTGCGCGTCATTCTTCTTCGCGCAAGAGGTAGCCCAGGCCGCGCAGCGTCATGAGTGCGGCGCCGGTGCCGGCGAGCTTCTTGCGCAGTCGATAGACCACCACCTCGATGGCTTCGTACTGCACCTCGGTTTCGCCGGGGAACACCAGTTCGAAAAGGCGTTCTTTCGTGACGGCGTGGCCGGGCTTCAGCATCAGGACTTTCAGCAAGGCGAGCTCTCTCGGCGTGAGCTCCAGCACCCGGGCCTTGTGGTAGATCGCGCCGCTGTCGATCTCATAGCGCAACGCACCGACTTGCTGCGGGCTGGCCGCCGATTCGGGGCCGGCGTTCTGGTGACGGCGGCGCAGCGCACGCAGCCGCGCCTCGAGCTCATCGAGGTCGAAGGGTTTCGAGAGGTAGTCGTCGGCGCCGGCATTCAGGCCGACCACGCGGTCGCCGACCGTGCCGCGCGCCGTCAATAACAGCACCGGCGTGCGCAACCCGGCGGCGCGTGCCTGCGCCAGCACCTGCAAGCCGTCGAGGTGGGGCAGGCTCAGGTCGAGCGCGACCACGTCGGGTTCCAGCGCGCGCCACTGCGCCACCGCGTCGGCCCCGTCGCCGCAGATGCGCACGTCGATCTGGCGGCGCGCGAGTGCCCGCTGCAGGGTGGTTTGCATCGTCGGATCGTCTTCGATCAGCAACAGCTTCACAGTTCGGGGCTTCAGTGTTTTCCCCGAGTCGGCGGACAGCCAACTGACAGCGGGGCGCCGCATGATAGTGGGGTTCAGGTTCTACTCAGCTTCAAATTCGAAGGAGACAGCATGCGTCGCGATACCTTTCTGAAAACTCTGGCGGCACTGGCCGCGTCCGGTGCCCTGCCGATGTCGGCGTGGGCCGCAGCCGCCGGCAACGTCAAGATGATGATCCCCGCCAACCCGGGCGGCGGTTGGGACACCACCGGTCGTGCCCTCGGCAAGGCCATGACCGATTCCAAGGCGGCCGAGACCGTGTCCTTCGACAACAAGGGCGGCGCTGCCGGTGCCCTGGGCCTGGCGCAGTTCGTCAACGGCTCCAAGGGCGATGCCAACGCGCTGATGGTCATGGGCTCGGTCATGCTGGGCGGCATCATCACCGGCAAGCCGCCGGTCAAGCTCGAGCAGGCCACACCGCTCGCCCGCATCACCACCGAATACAACGTGTTCGTGCTGCCGGCCAGCTCGCCGCTGAAGACCATGGCCGATGTCGTGGCGCAGCTCAAGAAGGACCCGGGCAGCGTCAAGTGGGGCGGCGGTTCGCGCGGGTCCACCGAGCACATCGCCGCGGCCATGATTGCCCAGAAGGTCGGCGCCGACCCCTCGAAGATCAACTATGTCGCGTTCCGTGGCGGCGGTGAAGCCACCGCGGCCGTGCTGGGCGGCAACGTCACGGTCGGCGGCAGCGGCTACAGCGAATTTGCACCGTACATCGCCGACGGCAAGATGAAGGCCATCGCCGTCACCTCGGCCCAGCGCCTGCCGGGCATCAACGTGCCGACGCTCAAGGAGCAGGGCATCGACGTGGAAATCGGCAACTGGCGCGGCGTGTACGGCGCGCCCGGCATCACGCCCGAGCAGCGCAAGGCCGCCATCGACATGCTGCAGGTCGCGCTCAAGAGCGCTTCCTGGCAGGAAGCCCTCAAGAAGAACGACTGGACATCCGCCGTGCTCACCGGCGATGCGTTCACGAAGTTCGTCGAGGACGACTTCGCCAGCCTGCGCGCGATCATGGCCAAGTCCGGGATGATCTAGCTCGCCCCCAGGCTGCAGCGCACTGCGTGTCGCCTTCGCCTTCCCCCTACCGGGGGCAACACCTGCGGCCGGGCGAAGCCCGTTCCGCGGTGTTCCGCGAACGAATGCACGTTCGCTTTTTGGAGATAAGAATTGACAACAGACTCCCTTCCACAACCCGTGGCGTCGCCGGCTGCGGTGCGCGTGCAGACGCTGGTCGGCGTCGGCGTCTTGCTGACCGGGCTGGGCTTGGCCTTCGGCGCCATCAGCATTCCGTCCGAGGCCGGCTATGGCGGCGTCGGACCTAATTTCTTGCCTTGGGTGTGTGCGATCGTGCTGACGCTGTGCGGTGGGTGGATCATCTGGGAGGCGCGCAGTGGCGGCTTTCGCGAGATGGAGGCGGCGGACCCGAGCGCAGACCCGGCCTACTGGTCGGGCTTCGTGTGGCTCTCGGCGGGTCTGTTGCTCAACGCTTCGCTGATCACTGTCATCGGTTTCATCCTGAGCTGCACGCTTTGCTACGTGCTGGCGGTGCAAGGCCTGCGCCGCGCGGCCGGCCAGACGGAAGTCAACCGGCCGAAGACCTGGATCAGCGACCTGGTCACGGGCTTCCTGATCGCCGCCCCGGTGTACTGGATGTTCACCAAGTTTCTCGCCATCAGCCTGCCGGGACTCACGTCCACCGGCTGGCTCTGACCGCAACGCCATCATGGAAATCTTCAACGCCCTGATGAGCGGCTTTGCCGCTGCGATCACCCCCATCAACCTGCTCTGGTGCCTGTTCGGCTGTGCCCTGGGCACTGCCGTCGGCGTGCTGCCCGGCATTGGCCCGGCCGTGGCCGTGGCGATGCTGCTGCCGATCACCGCGAAGGTCGAGATCACCGCTTCGATGATCTTCTTCTCGGGCATCTACTACGGCGCCATGTACGGCGGCTCGACCACCTCAATCCTGCTGAACACGCCCGGTGAAACGGCCAGCATGGTGACCGCGATGGAGGGCAACAAGATGGCCAAGAGCGGCAGGGCGGGCGCCGCGCTCGCCACCGCGGCCATCGGCTCGTTCGTCGCCGGCACCATCGCCACCGTCATCGTCACGCTGTTCGCGCCTTTCGTGGCCAAGTACGCGGTCCTGCTCGGCCCGCCCGAGTACTTCATGCTGATGCTGCTGGCCTTCACCACCGTGAGCGCGGTGCTCGGCAAGAGCACGTTGCGTGGCATGACGGCGCTGTTCGTCGGCCTCGCGGCCGGCTGCGTCGGCCTCGACCAGATATCGGGACAGGGTCGCTACACCGGCGG
Proteins encoded:
- a CDS encoding sensor histidine kinase — encoded protein: MTRNVSLRRTLLIGILAPVALFIVINSVGLYRQSLAAATTAYDRTLLASAKTIGEQLDVEGFDAMAVLRAKVPYSALEAFEADNQSKLYYRVSAIDGEMVSGFAELPFWRGRIPDKSAYAALVDFYDAEFRDKPVRVAVLLQPVASERGRGMAVVQVAETLELRETLARKILVDTLWRQLLLLGVIAAVVVWVVQRATRPVRALGAAIEARAADDLSPIDAPHAPRELRPLVDATTRVMDRLQRLLDHQKRFVRDSAHQLRTPLAVLKVQVQSARRGDVASDQALREIGETVERATVLANQMLSLAKVEQLRQRPESATHAFDAVVRQVALDVSPLIAAKALEFELDTAPVAVHAHQWMLQELARNLLHNAIKHSPRGGALSVRVTSVGDAAVLTVADAGPGISAELRERLFEPFSAGEVSSGSGLGLAICREIVLALGGSLTLDNRVQGGAVVGLDAHARLPQQG
- a CDS encoding response regulator transcription factor, whose protein sequence is MKLLLIEDDPTMQTTLQRALARRQIDVRICGDGADAVAQWRALEPDVVALDLSLPHLDGLQVLAQARAAGLRTPVLLLTARGTVGDRVVGLNAGADDYLSKPFDLDELEARLRALRRRHQNAGPESAASPQQVGALRYEIDSGAIYHKARVLELTPRELALLKVLMLKPGHAVTKERLFELVFPGETEVQYEAIEVVVYRLRKKLAGTGAALMTLRGLGYLLREEE
- a CDS encoding tripartite tricarboxylate transporter TctB family protein, encoding MTTDSLPQPVASPAAVRVQTLVGVGVLLTGLGLAFGAISIPSEAGYGGVGPNFLPWVCAIVLTLCGGWIIWEARSGGFREMEAADPSADPAYWSGFVWLSAGLLLNASLITVIGFILSCTLCYVLAVQGLRRAAGQTEVNRPKTWISDLVTGFLIAAPVYWMFTKFLAISLPGLTSTGWL
- a CDS encoding Bug family tripartite tricarboxylate transporter substrate binding protein; its protein translation is MRRDTFLKTLAALAASGALPMSAWAAAAGNVKMMIPANPGGGWDTTGRALGKAMTDSKAAETVSFDNKGGAAGALGLAQFVNGSKGDANALMVMGSVMLGGIITGKPPVKLEQATPLARITTEYNVFVLPASSPLKTMADVVAQLKKDPGSVKWGGGSRGSTEHIAAAMIAQKVGADPSKINYVAFRGGGEATAAVLGGNVTVGGSGYSEFAPYIADGKMKAIAVTSAQRLPGINVPTLKEQGIDVEIGNWRGVYGAPGITPEQRKAAIDMLQVALKSASWQEALKKNDWTSAVLTGDAFTKFVEDDFASLRAIMAKSGMI